In Myxococcales bacterium, the following are encoded in one genomic region:
- a CDS encoding ABC transporter ATP-binding protein, whose amino-acid sequence MIRLEGLWKTYEMGAQKLHALRDIDLTIASGDHVAIMGPSGSGKSTLLNILGCLDQPSVGEYFLEGRAVADLEADDLAEVRSRKIGFVFQAFHLIPRLDALANIAIPMLFAGVAVQERQERASRALESVGLSDWSTHRPAELSGGQKQRVAIARAIVMQPNLLLADEPTGNLDSASGRQILELLCGLNAQGITLITVTHDPNVARLAHRVIVLGDGAILREVAGHNISSLDSLFSSATDAPGAAVPS is encoded by the coding sequence ATGATTCGTCTCGAAGGTCTGTGGAAGACATACGAGATGGGGGCGCAGAAGCTCCACGCGCTCCGGGACATCGACCTCACCATCGCCAGCGGTGATCACGTCGCCATCATGGGGCCAAGTGGTTCCGGCAAGTCGACATTGCTCAACATTCTCGGCTGCCTCGATCAACCCAGTGTCGGAGAGTATTTTCTCGAAGGTCGGGCGGTTGCGGACCTCGAAGCCGACGACCTCGCCGAGGTTCGCTCGCGCAAGATCGGGTTCGTGTTTCAAGCCTTTCATTTGATTCCGCGACTCGACGCACTGGCGAACATTGCAATTCCAATGTTGTTCGCGGGGGTGGCAGTGCAAGAGCGCCAAGAGCGCGCCAGTCGCGCGCTTGAATCGGTTGGGCTTTCGGACTGGTCCACCCATCGGCCGGCCGAGCTGTCGGGTGGTCAAAAGCAGCGGGTCGCGATTGCCCGCGCGATCGTCATGCAGCCGAACTTGTTGTTGGCCGATGAGCCGACGGGGAATCTCGATTCAGCTTCCGGAAGGCAAATTCTCGAGTTGCTGTGCGGGCTCAATGCCCAGGGCATCACCCTCATCACGGTGACCCACGACCCAAACGTCGCACGTCTGGCACACCGAGTCATCGTGCTCGGCGATGGCGCGATTCTCAGGGAGGTCGCGGGCCACAATATTTCGAGTCTCGACAGTCTTTTTTCGAGCGCCACTGACGCGCCGGGCGCCGCGGTCCCATCATGA
- a CDS encoding ABC transporter permease, with product MMAADIVRFAANSLLQHRRRTTLSLLGVAMGATAVIFLTGLGDGARAFVLGEFEALGSNLVIVIPGRTETSGMFPGVGGVPNDLTLDDARALQRSLRGVRRVIPISSATDVVSHRERRRRLAILGTTRDFFHAQGLRAKSGSLLPEVEFGRGASVAVLGNTVAHELFLERDPIGEVIRIGDARMRVIGVLAERGTQMGMNIDDTVFASVASVMQIFNRASLFRILVEVNAHADADAIKEQIIAVMIDRHDEEDVTCITQAAVLESLGGILQTLTLAIGGIGAVSLAVAGIGIMNVMLVSVSERTSEIGLLKALGAKGNQVLAVFLAEAALLSTTGGLLGLAIGTSLLELLTFLYPKVPASTPMWAIASTLALAMITGPLFGVMPAWRAMRMEPVAALTRS from the coding sequence ATGATGGCGGCCGATATCGTCCGCTTCGCCGCCAATTCGCTGCTGCAACACCGACGCCGAACCACGCTGAGCCTGCTGGGTGTCGCGATGGGGGCGACCGCGGTGATCTTTCTCACGGGACTCGGTGACGGCGCTCGGGCGTTTGTGCTGGGTGAATTTGAAGCCCTGGGCAGCAATCTCGTGATCGTGATCCCGGGTAGAACCGAAACGTCCGGCATGTTCCCAGGCGTTGGCGGCGTCCCCAACGACCTCACCCTCGACGACGCGCGAGCCCTGCAACGCAGTCTTCGCGGGGTTCGGCGGGTGATCCCGATTTCGTCGGCAACCGACGTCGTATCCCATCGCGAACGCCGCCGTCGACTCGCCATCCTCGGTACCACTCGAGATTTTTTTCATGCCCAGGGACTGCGCGCGAAATCGGGCAGCCTGTTGCCCGAGGTGGAGTTTGGCCGAGGAGCCTCGGTGGCCGTGCTCGGCAACACGGTCGCCCATGAATTATTTCTAGAGCGCGATCCCATCGGCGAGGTGATCCGCATTGGCGACGCGCGTATGCGCGTAATTGGCGTCCTGGCCGAGCGTGGAACCCAGATGGGCATGAACATCGACGACACTGTTTTCGCTTCGGTCGCATCCGTGATGCAGATCTTCAACCGCGCTTCACTCTTTCGCATCCTGGTCGAGGTCAATGCCCACGCCGATGCCGACGCAATCAAGGAACAGATCATCGCCGTGATGATCGATCGCCACGACGAGGAGGACGTCACCTGTATCACCCAGGCCGCCGTGCTCGAATCTCTCGGCGGTATTTTACAGACCCTCACCCTCGCAATCGGCGGCATTGGTGCCGTTTCGCTTGCAGTAGCGGGAATTGGAATCATGAACGTCATGCTGGTTTCGGTCTCCGAGCGCACCTCGGAAATCGGTCTGCTGAAGGCGTTGGGGGCCAAGGGAAATCAGGTGCTGGCCGTGTTCCTGGCCGAAGCCGCGCTGCTATCCACGACCGGAGGCCTACTGGGACTTGCCATCGGAACGTCCCTGCTCGAACTCCTCACCTTCCTCTACCCCAAGGTCCCGGCCAGCACGCCGATGTGGGCGATCGCAAGCACCCTGGCCCTGGCGATGATCACGGGCCCGCTATTTGGCGTGATGCCCGCATGGCGAGCGATGCGGATGGAACCCGTCGCGGCCCTGACCCGGAGCTAG
- a CDS encoding efflux RND transporter periplasmic adaptor subunit, with protein MSDPNPVRGRSAKPRRSSWYAAVIAILLIAVLWFTVFAPDPVMVKVVAIERGTVESTVTNSKAGTLRSRMRSHMSAETGGRVTHIYFREGSSVKRGDLLIKLNDTSSQARIELSQAAIATSIEQRKEACLNRDYAKRDVDRTRELARNNVTSVEALDRLEVAYQSAEAGCSGARAQVDRSRAELRVAQAEFDKTEIHAPFDGIVAEVNAEVGEWVTPSPPMLSAPSVIDILDPTSIYVSAPMDEVDSNRIRVGQPAKITIDSHPGESFAGRVVRVAPYILDIETQNRTIEVEVEFNLLPSPDTMLVGTSADIEVTLDTRHETLRIPAQTLLQGERVLLLVDGLLEERSVEVGLRNWNFVEIRAGLALGDQVVMSLDDKDVKVGAKARAEISVSTKSSKNSNIKNSADHGIAAESSLPPSAPADVGAAR; from the coding sequence ATGTCCGATCCAAACCCGGTGCGCGGACGCTCTGCCAAACCACGGCGCAGCTCCTGGTATGCAGCAGTGATTGCAATCTTGTTGATCGCCGTTCTGTGGTTCACCGTGTTTGCGCCGGATCCAGTAATGGTCAAGGTTGTCGCGATCGAACGCGGCACCGTTGAATCCACAGTCACGAATTCAAAGGCTGGCACCCTGCGTTCCCGGATGCGTTCACACATGTCCGCCGAGACGGGTGGCCGGGTGACGCATATCTATTTCCGCGAGGGAAGTTCCGTCAAACGCGGGGACCTGCTGATCAAGCTCAACGACACATCATCGCAGGCCCGGATCGAACTCAGCCAGGCCGCGATCGCGACAAGCATCGAACAACGCAAAGAAGCGTGTCTCAACCGCGATTACGCAAAGCGGGACGTCGACCGGACCCGAGAGCTCGCCCGCAACAATGTGACATCGGTAGAAGCCCTGGATCGACTCGAGGTCGCGTACCAATCGGCCGAGGCGGGTTGTAGCGGTGCCCGGGCCCAGGTCGACCGCTCCCGAGCAGAGCTGCGGGTCGCTCAGGCAGAATTCGACAAAACTGAGATTCACGCACCCTTCGACGGCATCGTGGCCGAAGTCAATGCCGAGGTGGGGGAATGGGTCACTCCCTCGCCCCCCATGCTCAGTGCTCCCTCGGTCATCGACATCCTCGACCCAACGTCGATCTACGTGAGCGCGCCGATGGACGAAGTCGATTCGAATCGGATTCGGGTTGGACAGCCCGCGAAGATCACGATCGACTCGCATCCCGGTGAATCCTTTGCCGGACGCGTTGTTCGGGTGGCACCGTATATCCTCGACATCGAAACTCAGAATCGCACCATCGAGGTCGAAGTCGAATTCAACCTGCTGCCGTCCCCCGACACCATGTTGGTCGGCACCTCAGCCGATATTGAAGTCACCCTCGACACTCGACACGAAACCCTGCGCATTCCGGCGCAAACCCTGTTACAAGGCGAACGCGTCTTGTTGTTGGTCGATGGCCTGCTCGAAGAGCGCAGCGTCGAAGTCGGTCTTCGCAACTGGAACTTCGTTGAAATTCGCGCCGGCCTGGCGTTGGGCGATCAAGTCGTCATGAGCCTCGACGACAAAGATGTCAAGGTCGGAGCCAAGGCCCGTGCCGAGATCAGCGTCAGTACCAAGAGCTCCAAGAACAGCAACATCAAGAACAGCGCCGACCACGGGATTGCCGCGGAGTCGAGTCTGCCCCCATCGGCGCCCGCCGACGTGGGCGCTGCGCGATGA